Proteins from a single region of Argopecten irradians isolate NY chromosome 7, Ai_NY, whole genome shotgun sequence:
- the LOC138327722 gene encoding amidophosphoribosyltransferase-like has protein sequence MELESCLQRVTPDDGEDTGLHEACGVFGCVATGEWPTQLDVAHTICLGLVSLQHRGQESAGIVTSMGANDSLHRQKKGMGLVSHIFSEDDMARLRGNIGLGHTRYSTHGESDTTNVQPFVVETLHGLTAVAHNGQLVNAKSLKRKLLRHGVGLSSGSDSELIIQLLTHMPECGEPDGANWVGRIKRIMQETKASYSLVIMNKDKLYAVRDPLGNRPLCIGKLLPAAAFSGKKILDDSEVDGWVVASESCAFSGIGARYYREVLPGEVVEMSKKGIRSVYIAPQHKQTPPALCIFEYVYFARPDSIFEGQMVYMVRQNCGRRLAKEAPVDVDMVSTVPESATPAAMAYAAAIKKPYGEVFTKNRYVGRSFIQPNMRLRQLAVAKKFGALTQNFKGKRIVLIDDSIVRGVTMIPIVKLLKAEGAKEVHIRIASPPIKYPCYMGINIPTHQELVANKVPVEHLAEYFGADSLQYLSVEGLKAAITEGIKPDSESVGHCVACLTGDYPVEPDW, from the exons ATGGAATTGGAAAGCTGCCTCCAGAGAGTAACACCTGATGATGGGGAGGATACGGGTCTACATGAGGCCTGTGGTGTGTTTGGATGCGTAGCCACTGGAGAATGGCCGACCCAACTGGACGTGGCTCACACCATCTGCCTCGGACTGGTCAGTCTGCAGCACAG GGGACAAGAAAGTGCCGGAATTGTGACAAGTATGGGTGCCAATGACTCACTACACAGGCAGAAGAAAGGCATGGGACTGGTTAGTCACATCTTCAGTGAGGATGACATGGCTAGACTAAGGGGCAACATTGGACTGG GTCACACCAGATATTCCACCCACGGTGAGTCTGATACTACCAATGTACAACCGTTCGTGGTGGAGACGTTACATGGCCTGACGGCAGTGGCTCACAACGGACAACTCGTCAACGCTAAGTCCCTCAAACGAAAG TTACTGCGACATGGAGTGGGATTATCATCAGGATCAGATAGTGAACTTATCATACAGCTTCTCACTCACATGCCAGAATGTGGAGAACCGGACGGAGCTAACTGGGTCGGCAG GATTAAGAGGATAATGCAGGAGACAAAGGCCTCCTACTCACTGGTCATCATGAACAAAGACAAACTGTATGCTGTGCGGGATCCATTGGGCAACAGACCTTTGTGTATAGGCAAGCTCCTCCCCGCCGCAGCATTCTCAG GAAAAAAGATCCTGGATGACTCGGAAGTAGATGGCTGGGTCGTAGCCTCCGAGTCCTGTGCCTTCAGTGGTATTGGTGCCCGGTACTACAGAGAGGTCCTCCCAG GAGAGGTAGTGGAGATGAGTAAGAAGGGAATTCGCTCTGTATACATCGCACCCCAACACAAACAGACTCCTCCAGCCTTGTGTATATTTGAGTATGTGTACTTCGCCAGACCTGACAGTATTTTCGAAG GACAAATGGTTTATATGGTGAGACAGAACTGTGGACGACGGTTGGCCAAGGAAGCTCCTGTTGATGTAGACATGGTCAGTACAGTTCCTGAGTCGGCAACACCAGCGGCCATGGCCTACGCTGCAGCA ATCAAGAAACCGTACGGAGAAGTTTTCACCAAGAATCGTTATGTTGGACGTTCCTTCATCCAACCTAACATGAGATTACGACAATTGGCAGTCGCCAAGAAATTTGGGGCCCTCACACAGAACTTCAAGGGCAAGCGTATTGTACTGATTGATGATTCTATCGTCCGTGGAGTGACGATGATTCCAATTGTCAAACTACTGAAAGCAGAGGGAGCTAAGGAG GTCCACATTCGAATAGCATCACCACCGATAAAGTACCCGTGTTACATGGGGATCAATATTCCTACTCACCAGGAACTTGTAGCTAACAAAGTCCCTGTCGAGCACCTGGCCGAATACTTCG GTGCGGATAGTTTACAGTACCTGTCTGTGGAAGGTCTAAAGGCAGCCATTACTGAAGGGATAAAACCCGATTCTGAGTCTGTCGGCCATTGTGTAGCCTGTCTCACCGGAGATTACCCTGTGGAGCCGGACTGGTGA